The Microbulbifer sp. YPW1 genome contains the following window.
CGCCGTGCAGCGCGGAAAAATGGTCAATCGCACCTGGGGTGAGCCATCTGAGCAATTGCATGAGCGGCACAATGCCAGTGATTTTGAAAATCGTACGCAGGATAAACTCGAAGATTCAGGTGAGAAATAATCCGAGTGCAGTGAAGGCTACATTGGTCTGAACTGAAGAAAAAGCTGTGGGTGAAAGGTTTCAAAACTGTCGGAAACAGGGATGTTTCCGACAGAGCGTACAGGGACGTATTTACAGCGGTTTTGAAACCTTTCACCCGCGGCTTTTTCGCTCCGCGGCTAGCTGCGAAGTGAAGGTGGAAAAGCCGATGACTCTGACTACAGGTGATCCAAAGTCGCGGCTAAAGTTTTTCCAATCCCCGCACTCAATTTCAAATCGAGTAAATCATCCGCCCGGGTGCGTCCCAGGTTCAGAGCTGCGATAGGCTTGCCCCATTCCTTCGCGTAGCGACAGAAACGAAAGCCGGAATACACCATCAGGGAAGAGCCCACTACCAGCAACGCATCACTGTTCTGTAGGGCATCCAGTGCCTGCTGCACCCGCAGCTTCGGTACATTGTCCCCGAAAAAAACCACATCCGGCTTGAGAATGCCGCGACAGTCCGGGCAGTCTGCCACCTGAAAACTGCTGAAGTCCACCTCCAGATCCGCGTCTCCATCCGGGGCGGAGTCCGCCGTATAGTGCCTGAATGCCGGGTTCAGATCGTAGCTGCGCTCGTGCACCGCCTGCCGGTTCTCGCGAAATGTACAATCCATACAGCGGATTTCATCCGCGCGGCCATGC
Protein-coding sequences here:
- a CDS encoding NAD-dependent protein deacetylase; its protein translation is MSLRPLSSPINDALRQDVGEASSVDAAAAQLAAFIQRYPRLMVLTGAGVSTDSGIPDYRDSKGEWKRKPPVDHRDFMACEATRQRYWGRALIGWPLIRNSQPNPAHYHLAELERRGHIELLVTQNVDRLHQRAGSRNVVDLHGRADEIRCMDCTFRENRQAVHERSYDLNPAFRHYTADSAPDGDADLEVDFSSFQVADCPDCRGILKPDVVFFGDNVPKLRVQQALDALQNSDALLVVGSSLMVYSGFRFCRYAKEWGKPIAALNLGRTRADDLLDLKLSAGIGKTLAATLDHL